In Rosa chinensis cultivar Old Blush chromosome 1, RchiOBHm-V2, whole genome shotgun sequence, a genomic segment contains:
- the LOC112199550 gene encoding protein WUSCHEL — MEPQSQKLMELQTQQPTEDGGSNQAAGSSANMPFRQSSIRWTPTPDQIRILKELYYDKGAREKQKKRLNQGVQVPKVTSSSGVGGSIDLNFGSTSSTNAGGSIDLNFGSASSTGAGGSIDLNFGSWVDCSVDPYSSSPFNTNTTTTSFGTKEEQTFMEQRGEDHQEIETLPLFPMHGEDILGNLKTTSEGGSGYGYYSCGSGGYNGGSHISLELSLNPSGAADLA, encoded by the exons ATGGAACCACAATCCCAGAAACTAATGGAActacaaacccagcaaccaaccgaggatggaggaagcaaccaagcagccggAAGTAGTGCCAACATGCCTTTCAGGCAGAGTAGTATCCGGTGGACTCCCACTCCagatcagataagaatcctcaaggagctttACTATGACAAGGGG gctcgagagaagcagaagaagaggtTAAATCAGGGTGTTCAGGTGCCCAAGGTAACTAGTTCTTCTggtgttggtggatccatcgatctcaattttgggtcCACTAGTTCTACTAATGCTGGtggatccattgatctaaattttgggtccGCTAGTTCTACTGGTGCTGGtggatccattgatctaaattttgggtcaTGGGTCGACTGcagtgttgacccatattcctcctcacccttcaacactaatactaCTACTACTTCATTTGGCACAAAAGAAGAACaaactttcatggaacaacgaggagaagaccaccaggagattgaaactcTTCCTCTGTTCCCCATGCACGGTGAGGACATCCTTGGTAAcctgaagactacttccgagggaggtagcggctatggctaCTATTCCTGTGGCTCAGGCGGCTACAacggtggctctcacatttcccttgagctcagcctcaaccccTCCGGAGCTGCTGActtggcttag